In Hyla sarda isolate aHylSar1 chromosome 12, aHylSar1.hap1, whole genome shotgun sequence, a genomic segment contains:
- the FKBP10 gene encoding peptidyl-prolyl cis-trans isomerase FKBP10 isoform X3 codes for MCVNERRKLIVPPHLGYGSIGVPGMIPADATLYFDIILVDLWNKKDEIQITTLEKPSQCNRTVVDSDFVRYHYNGTLLDGTYFDSSYSRSSTYNTYVGSGWLIKGMDQGLVGMCAGEWRKIIVPPFLAYGEKGYGTIIPPHASLVFHVLLIDFHNPKDGITVQNQVRPETCKRRAVTGDYVRYHYNGTLMDGVLFDSSYSRNSTYNTYIGMSYIIPGMDAGLQGVCIGEWRRIIIPPHLGYGEKGVGENIPGSAVLIFDVHVIDFHNPKDTADIEVTYKPEVCNVTSNKGDFIMYHYNCSLMDGTELFSSHKYENPQQITLGLNKVIDGLDIGLTGMCVGERRTVIVPPHLGHGESGARGVPASAVIKFDIELVHREEGVPDGYLFIWLADTPDNLFEEMDMDKNGEVPLEEFSTFLKTQVEQGKGRFNPAVDREQSIGDMFINQDRNKDKKITAEELKLKTEEEAENVHEEL; via the exons ATGTGCGTGAACGAGAGACGGAAACTCATTGTACCGCCACACCTGGGGTACGGCAGCATAGGCGTCC CTGGAATGATCCCTGCAGATGCTACTCTCTACTTTGACATCATCTTGGTGGATTTGTGGAACAAGAAAGATGAGATTCAGATCACAACCCTAGAAAAGCCCAGCCAATGTAACCGAACCGTCGTAGACTCTGACTTTGTGCGGTACCATTATAACGGAACGCTCTTGGATGGGACCTACTTTGACTCCAG CTACAGCCGCTCTAGCACATACAATACCTACGTGGGGTCAGGATGGCTAATAAAAGGCATGGATCAAGGTCTAGTGGGCATGTGCGCTGGAGAGTGGAGGAAGATCATTGTGCCACCATTTTTGGCCTATGGAGAAAAGGGATATG GGACAATCATCCCTCCGCACGCTTCTCTGGTGTTCCATGTTCTACTGATAGACTTCCACAACCCCAAAGATGGGATTACAGTGCAGAACCAGGTCCGTCCCGAAACTTGCAAGCGCAGGGCTGTTACAGGAGACTACGTCCGTTACCACTACAATGGCACCCTCATGGATGGAGTGTTGTTTGATTCCAG CTACTCCAGAAATAGCACATACAACACCTATATTGGAATGAGTTACATTATTCCCGGTATGGACGCTGGTCTTCAAGGTGTTTGTATAGGAGAATGGCGTAGAATCATCATCCCTCCACATCTTGGGTATGGAGAAAAGGGAGTCG GAGAAAATATTCCTGGATCTGCTGTCTTGATCTTCGACGTTCATGTGATTGACTTTCATAATCCCAAAGACACTGCGGACATAGAGGTGACCTATAAGCCAGAAGTGTGCAATGTAACATCTAACAAGGGCGACTTCATCATGTATCACTACAACTGTTCCCTAATGGATGGAACCGAGCTCTTCTCATC ACATAAATatgaaaatccacagcagattacCTTGGGCCTGAACAAAGTTATTGATGGTCTTGATATCGGACTGACGGGAATGTGTGTAGGAGAGAGGAGGACCGTCATTGTACCCCCCCACCTGGGACATGGAGAAAGTGGAG CCCGTGGAGTACCTGCCAGCGCCGTGATAAAGTTTGACATAGAACTGGTGCACAGAGAAGAAGGCGTCCCGGACGGGTACTTGTTTATTTGGCTCGCCGATACTCCCGACAATCTATTCGAAGAAATGGACATGGATAAAAACGGAGAGGTTCCCCTGGAAGAG tTTTCCACCTTTCTGAAGACCCAAGTAGAGCAAGGGAAAGGCCGATTCAATCCTGCAGTAGACCGCGAACAGTCCATCGGCGACATGTTCATAAATCAAGACCGAAACAAGGATAAGAAAATCACCGCCGAAGAACTGAAACTGAAAACGGAAGAGGAGGCAGAGAACGTTCATGAAGAACTATAG
- the FKBP10 gene encoding peptidyl-prolyl cis-trans isomerase FKBP10 isoform X2 produces MTFSLTSCFIYPKETIIYKPETVVTGDMVGSLEKMGICSYDRGIPVAGFVGIGRLITGLDRGILGMCVNERRKLIVPPHLGYGSIGVPGMIPADATLYFDIILVDLWNKKDEIQITTLEKPSQCNRTVVDSDFVRYHYNGTLLDGTYFDSSYSRSSTYNTYVGSGWLIKGMDQGLVGMCAGEWRKIIVPPFLAYGEKGYGTIIPPHASLVFHVLLIDFHNPKDGITVQNQVRPETCKRRAVTGDYVRYHYNGTLMDGVLFDSSYSRNSTYNTYIGMSYIIPGMDAGLQGVCIGEWRRIIIPPHLGYGEKGVGENIPGSAVLIFDVHVIDFHNPKDTADIEVTYKPEVCNVTSNKGDFIMYHYNCSLMDGTELFSSHKYENPQQITLGLNKVIDGLDIGLTGMCVGERRTVIVPPHLGHGESGARGVPASAVIKFDIELVHREEGVPDGYLFIWLADTPDNLFEEMDMDKNGEVPLEEFSTFLKTQVEQGKGRFNPAVDREQSIGDMFINQDRNKDKKITAEELKLKTEEEAENVHEEL; encoded by the exons ATGACCTTCTCTCTGACCTCCTGCTTCATTTATCCAAAAGAGACAATTATTTACAAACCTGAAACTGTGGTGACTGGGGACATGGTGGGTTCACTGGAAAAGATGGGTATATGCAG TTATGACAGAGGGATTCCTGTAGCTGGATTTGTAGGAATAGGACGTCTCATCACTGGCTTGGACAGAGGGATTCTGGGGATGTGCGTGAACGAGAGACGGAAACTCATTGTACCGCCACACCTGGGGTACGGCAGCATAGGCGTCC CTGGAATGATCCCTGCAGATGCTACTCTCTACTTTGACATCATCTTGGTGGATTTGTGGAACAAGAAAGATGAGATTCAGATCACAACCCTAGAAAAGCCCAGCCAATGTAACCGAACCGTCGTAGACTCTGACTTTGTGCGGTACCATTATAACGGAACGCTCTTGGATGGGACCTACTTTGACTCCAG CTACAGCCGCTCTAGCACATACAATACCTACGTGGGGTCAGGATGGCTAATAAAAGGCATGGATCAAGGTCTAGTGGGCATGTGCGCTGGAGAGTGGAGGAAGATCATTGTGCCACCATTTTTGGCCTATGGAGAAAAGGGATATG GGACAATCATCCCTCCGCACGCTTCTCTGGTGTTCCATGTTCTACTGATAGACTTCCACAACCCCAAAGATGGGATTACAGTGCAGAACCAGGTCCGTCCCGAAACTTGCAAGCGCAGGGCTGTTACAGGAGACTACGTCCGTTACCACTACAATGGCACCCTCATGGATGGAGTGTTGTTTGATTCCAG CTACTCCAGAAATAGCACATACAACACCTATATTGGAATGAGTTACATTATTCCCGGTATGGACGCTGGTCTTCAAGGTGTTTGTATAGGAGAATGGCGTAGAATCATCATCCCTCCACATCTTGGGTATGGAGAAAAGGGAGTCG GAGAAAATATTCCTGGATCTGCTGTCTTGATCTTCGACGTTCATGTGATTGACTTTCATAATCCCAAAGACACTGCGGACATAGAGGTGACCTATAAGCCAGAAGTGTGCAATGTAACATCTAACAAGGGCGACTTCATCATGTATCACTACAACTGTTCCCTAATGGATGGAACCGAGCTCTTCTCATC ACATAAATatgaaaatccacagcagattacCTTGGGCCTGAACAAAGTTATTGATGGTCTTGATATCGGACTGACGGGAATGTGTGTAGGAGAGAGGAGGACCGTCATTGTACCCCCCCACCTGGGACATGGAGAAAGTGGAG CCCGTGGAGTACCTGCCAGCGCCGTGATAAAGTTTGACATAGAACTGGTGCACAGAGAAGAAGGCGTCCCGGACGGGTACTTGTTTATTTGGCTCGCCGATACTCCCGACAATCTATTCGAAGAAATGGACATGGATAAAAACGGAGAGGTTCCCCTGGAAGAG tTTTCCACCTTTCTGAAGACCCAAGTAGAGCAAGGGAAAGGCCGATTCAATCCTGCAGTAGACCGCGAACAGTCCATCGGCGACATGTTCATAAATCAAGACCGAAACAAGGATAAGAAAATCACCGCCGAAGAACTGAAACTGAAAACGGAAGAGGAGGCAGAGAACGTTCATGAAGAACTATAG